The following coding sequences lie in one Arachis stenosperma cultivar V10309 chromosome 5, arast.V10309.gnm1.PFL2, whole genome shotgun sequence genomic window:
- the LOC130980575 gene encoding protein gar2-like: MNFKQIVWDDAGKRRECVDAANSRTATTQLHFFFAGTSSHPELSLTFQTSAPSNLEHYNHIGCILDVYVPRDPKRSGHRGFGFVTFAEDGVADRVSRRPHEICGQQVALDSATPVDDASPSENFMMNGVGSFGGYGGPMRTYGRMYGSLDFEDWGYGIPSGRPSRTDWRDLGMGHDEMRGLFPIAFEYSARMLFTKASSSAHMLHAMNCAPK, translated from the exons ATGAACTTCAAGCAGATCGTGTGGGACGATGCCGGGAAGAGAAGGGAATGTGTCGATGCGGCGAACAGCCGAACAGCAACAACACAACTACATTTTTTCTTTGCCGGAACTTCTAGCCATCCTGAGCTCTCTCTCACCTTCCAAACTTCAGCCCCTTCGA ATTTGGAACATTACAACCATATTGGCTGTATATTAGATGTTTACGTTCCCAGG GATCCTAAGAGATCAGGTCATAGAGGTTTTGGATTTGTTACTTTTGCTGAAGATGGTGTAGCAGATCGTGTCTCACGAAGGCCTCATGAAATTTGTGGACAACAG GTAGCGTTAGATTCAGCCACACCTGTTGATGATGCAAGTCCGAGTGAGAATTTTATGATGAATGGCGTGGGTTCTTTTGGGGGTTATGGAGGTCCTATGCGAACTTATGGGAGGATGTATGGTAGCCTAGACTTCGAGGAT TGGGGTTATGGAATTCCCAGTGGGAGGCCATCAAGAACAGATTGGAG AGACTTGGGAATGGGACATGATGAAATGAGGGGATTATTCCCTATTGCTTTTGAATATTCAGCGAGAATGCTGTTCACAAAGGCATCTTCCAGTGCTCATATGTTGCATGCCATGAACTGTGCGCCAAAGTAG
- the LOC130980576 gene encoding protein NDR1-like, which translates to MAVHDALGSYIGHVLRFPDHASLKYNNGKQQNSFVLQISEMCDTEYKSFYLWLAEFIGFLGLLALCLWLALRPKEPTCSVTFVTIEQPSDQNGTIFYSLEFENQNKDSNIYYDDSTFLFLYGQRQDKVAETTLKSFHQGTSSKREESGTVHAKSELLKTLLSNAIKNATSELKVALRTRFHYKTWGIKSKFHGLNLATNLPIGGDGKLKFSEKKNKYKLKQCGTKKLVRSVKH; encoded by the exons ATGGCGGTGCATGACGCACTTGGTTCATATATTGGACACGTTCTAAG ATTCCCAGATCATGCGTCTCTTAAATACAACAATGGTAAGCAACAGAATTCTTTTGTGTTGCAAATATCAGAGATGTGTGACACCGAGTACAAGAGTTTCTACTTATGGCTGGCAGAATTCATAGGCTTCTTAGGCCTACTTGCACTGTGCCTGTGGCTAGCCTTACGACCCAAAGAGCCAACATGCAGCGTCACCTTCGTAACCATAGAACAGCCCTCCGATCAAAACGGGACCATCTTTTACTCTCTTGAATTCGAGAACCAAAACAAGGACTCTAACATCTACTATGATGACtcaactttccttttcttgtatGGGCAGCGTCAAGACAAGGTGGCAGAGACAACCTTAAAATCATTTCATCAAGGGACTAGTAGCAAGCGCGAGGAATCTGGCACTGTCCACGCTAAATCTGAACTACTGAAAACTCTGCTCTCCAATGCAATAAAAAATGCCACCAGTGAGTTAAAGGTGGCTTTAAGGACGAGGTTTCACTACAAGACATGGGGAATCAAGAGCAAGTTTCATGGGTTAAACCTGGCTACTAATCTACCAATAGGTGGTGATGGGAAGCTTAAGTTTTCGGAGAAGAAAAACAAGTACAAACTCAAACAGTGTGGTACCAAGAAATTGGTCAGGTCGGTAAAGCACTGA